A genomic stretch from Leptotrichia sp. HSP-536 includes:
- a CDS encoding integrase core domain-containing protein: MDEKSTYQTTKFLETLEAELGFKIEKIQSDNGREFTNAENGKKTLFELKLEELGIEYMTTRPYSPWQNGKVERSHRLDSNYYLGKRFRSLEKLRRSVKRYCSRYNNISRKVLNFKSPNEMLKEYRTNN; the protein is encoded by the coding sequence GTGGATGAAAAAAGTACATACCAGACGACAAAATTTCTAGAAACGCTTGAAGCGGAGCTGGGCTTTAAAATAGAAAAAATACAAAGTGATAACGGCAGGGAGTTTACGAATGCGGAAAATGGCAAAAAGACACTATTTGAGCTAAAGCTGGAAGAACTAGGGATAGAATACATGACAACAAGACCGTATTCGCCGTGGCAGAATGGGAAAGTGGAAAGGAGCCACAGGCTGGACAGCAATTATTATTTAGGAAAAAGATTTAGAAGTCTGGAAAAATTAAGAAGGTCAGTAAAAAGATATTGCAGCAGATACAATAATATATCAAGAAAAGTATTAAATTTTAAAAGTCCAAATGAAATGCTGAAAGAATACAGGACAAACAATTAG
- the metH gene encoding methionine synthase: MQKNLYKNSYNLLQNDLKNKILLLDGAMGTMIQQENLTADDFGGEKYEGCNDYLVLQRPDVIKNIHKKYLEAGSDIIETNSFGALDIVLKDYDLEDTVFQMNKKAAELVNEAIAEYRSEHPEVTRNLYVAGALGPSNKSISVTGGVTFEELIHTYYTAVSGLMAGGVDLILFETIQDTRNLKAAYLGLKKAMEENYTVPLMLSFTIESTGTTLAGQTADAFYYAVNHMNPFSVGLNCATGPEFMTQFLKTLNNISNTYISVYPNAGLPNEDGEYEETPDTLSAKIEPFFQNNYLNIVGGCCGTTPEHIQKIKEKSVNYSPRVIDENKHFNDVSGLIALETPKDRPIYVGERTNVIGSRIFKNLIASEKFDEATEVARLQIKGRADVIDICLANPDRDEIADMKAFLDKVAKFAKVPLMIDSTDINVVKEGLTYLQGKGIINSINLEDGEKKFTDMAKVIKDFGASVVVGLIDEEGMAVSVEKKLRVARRSYELLTKKYGIDERDIIFDTLVFPVATGDQKYIGSATATIEAIRQIKAEMPNVKTILGVSNVSFGLPIAGREVLNTYYMQKAYEAGLDYAIVNTEKIIPMSEISDEEKELSENILFHTDDENVSKFANFYREKKAIQKVVDTSNMTMEERVANLVVEGSKKDLKICLDELLKKYSPIEIINGPLMDGMDEVGRLFNNNDLIVAEVLQSAEVMKASVSHLEQFMEKDESSVKGTVIMATVKGDVHDIGKNLVGIIIGNNGYKVIDLGINTPAEKIREAIIEHKADFLGLSGLLVKSATEMVNTMEVLHEAGIDIPIFVGGAALTEKFTVNKIEPAYKNNIVIYSRDAMTALADLNKMIDEIKFREFKEYLQKRRELVTIKDAKKLEQLKVKPTVSDIKDADGTFDFSKVELPKYDFEKIYKPQTLNKQIITNIKAKDVFPFINLQMLIGKHLGMKWIVNNLIEKQDPRTIKLYNEILYIIENGDEYFDIKAIYKFFPVRRKAGERKEDFKIEVLSDDLSTVLETFDFPRQKYGQYLSLNDYVSPDGIDYIGFFVATAGEKSRLVSNELKEKGEFYRGHIVNSVGLELAEATSEYIHKMMRQDVGIIDKDISINEILNAQYQGNRYSFGYPACPDLSDQRKLFNLLKPERYGISLTEEFMMYPEATVSAIVFSQPFCKYFNM; the protein is encoded by the coding sequence ATGCAAAAAAATCTATACAAAAATTCTTACAATTTATTACAAAATGATTTGAAAAATAAAATATTATTGCTGGATGGAGCAATGGGAACGATGATTCAGCAGGAAAATCTGACTGCTGATGATTTTGGCGGAGAAAAATATGAAGGGTGTAACGATTATCTTGTGTTACAAAGACCTGATGTTATTAAAAATATTCATAAAAAATATTTGGAAGCCGGAAGTGATATTATCGAAACTAACAGTTTCGGGGCTTTGGATATTGTCTTGAAGGATTATGACTTAGAAGACACAGTTTTTCAGATGAATAAAAAGGCGGCGGAACTTGTAAATGAAGCTATTGCTGAATATAGAAGCGAACATCCTGAAGTTACACGAAACCTTTATGTTGCAGGAGCATTAGGACCATCCAACAAGTCTATCAGCGTTACTGGAGGAGTAACTTTTGAAGAGCTTATTCATACTTACTATACCGCTGTTTCAGGGCTTATGGCTGGTGGAGTTGACTTAATTCTGTTTGAAACTATTCAGGATACAAGAAATTTGAAAGCGGCTTATTTAGGGCTTAAAAAGGCTATGGAAGAAAATTATACTGTGCCGTTAATGCTGTCATTTACGATTGAAAGTACAGGAACTACACTTGCAGGACAAACTGCGGATGCCTTTTATTACGCTGTAAACCATATGAATCCATTTTCTGTGGGATTAAACTGTGCAACGGGACCTGAATTTATGACACAGTTTTTAAAAACATTGAATAATATTTCAAATACGTATATTTCAGTTTATCCAAATGCTGGACTGCCTAACGAAGATGGAGAATACGAGGAAACTCCAGACACATTGTCAGCAAAAATTGAGCCGTTTTTCCAAAATAATTATTTAAATATTGTTGGTGGGTGCTGTGGAACTACGCCTGAACATATTCAGAAAATTAAGGAAAAAAGTGTAAACTATTCTCCAAGAGTTATTGATGAAAACAAGCATTTTAACGACGTATCAGGGCTAATTGCTCTAGAAACGCCAAAAGATCGACCAATTTACGTGGGAGAACGTACAAACGTAATCGGTTCACGTATTTTTAAAAACTTAATTGCCAGCGAGAAATTTGACGAGGCGACAGAAGTTGCTAGACTTCAGATTAAGGGACGTGCGGATGTAATTGATATTTGTCTTGCGAATCCTGATAGAGATGAGATTGCCGATATGAAGGCATTTTTAGATAAAGTGGCAAAATTTGCTAAAGTTCCGCTTATGATTGACTCAACTGATATAAATGTTGTTAAGGAAGGGCTTACTTACTTGCAAGGAAAAGGAATTATAAATTCGATTAACCTTGAAGATGGAGAAAAGAAATTTACTGATATGGCAAAAGTTATTAAGGATTTTGGGGCTTCTGTCGTTGTAGGGCTGATTGACGAGGAAGGAATGGCTGTTTCAGTTGAGAAAAAATTGAGAGTTGCTAGAAGAAGTTACGAACTTCTTACGAAAAAATATGGAATTGATGAAAGAGATATAATTTTTGACACATTAGTTTTCCCAGTTGCCACAGGAGATCAGAAATATATCGGCTCTGCCACAGCAACAATTGAGGCAATTAGACAAATTAAAGCTGAAATGCCAAATGTGAAGACGATTTTAGGAGTAAGTAATGTTTCATTTGGACTGCCAATCGCGGGAAGAGAAGTTTTAAACACTTACTATATGCAAAAGGCTTATGAAGCTGGACTTGACTATGCGATTGTGAATACTGAAAAAATTATTCCAATGAGTGAAATTTCAGATGAAGAAAAGGAATTATCGGAAAATATTTTATTTCACACAGATGATGAAAATGTATCAAAATTTGCAAATTTCTACCGTGAGAAAAAAGCTATTCAAAAGGTTGTCGATACAAGCAATATGACTATGGAAGAAAGAGTCGCAAATCTTGTTGTTGAAGGAAGTAAAAAGGACTTGAAAATCTGCTTGGATGAATTATTGAAAAAATATTCTCCGATTGAGATTATTAACGGGCCTCTTATGGACGGGATGGATGAAGTTGGAAGATTATTTAACAATAACGATTTAATCGTTGCCGAAGTTTTGCAAAGTGCGGAAGTTATGAAAGCCTCTGTTTCACATCTGGAACAATTTATGGAAAAGGACGAATCTTCTGTAAAAGGTACTGTAATTATGGCTACTGTTAAAGGGGACGTTCACGACATCGGAAAAAATCTCGTTGGAATAATTATTGGAAATAATGGTTATAAAGTAATTGACTTAGGAATAAATACACCTGCCGAAAAAATCCGTGAAGCAATTATTGAGCATAAAGCCGACTTTCTAGGACTTTCTGGACTTCTTGTAAAATCTGCCACAGAAATGGTAAATACTATGGAAGTTCTGCATGAAGCTGGCATTGATATTCCAATATTTGTGGGAGGTGCGGCACTTACAGAAAAATTTACTGTAAATAAAATCGAACCTGCCTACAAGAATAACATTGTAATTTACTCAAGAGATGCAATGACGGCACTTGCCGACTTGAACAAAATGATCGATGAAATAAAATTTAGAGAATTTAAGGAATATTTGCAAAAACGTAGAGAATTAGTGACAATTAAAGATGCGAAAAAACTTGAACAGTTGAAGGTTAAACCAACAGTAAGCGATATTAAAGATGCTGATGGAACATTTGATTTTTCAAAGGTTGAGCTGCCAAAATACGACTTTGAAAAAATTTACAAGCCACAAACGTTAAATAAACAAATTATAACAAATATAAAAGCAAAAGATGTATTCCCATTCATAAATTTACAAATGCTAATTGGAAAACACCTTGGAATGAAATGGATTGTAAATAATTTAATTGAAAAGCAGGATCCTAGAACAATAAAATTATACAACGAGATTTTATATATTATCGAAAATGGCGACGAATATTTTGATATAAAAGCCATCTACAAGTTTTTCCCTGTACGTCGAAAAGCTGGAGAAAGAAAGGAAGATTTCAAAATCGAAGTTTTATCAGATGACTTGTCAACTGTTTTAGAAACATTTGATTTCCCGAGACAAAAATATGGACAGTATTTATCATTAAATGATTATGTAAGCCCAGATGGAATCGACTACATCGGTTTCTTTGTCGCAACTGCAGGAGAAAAATCAAGGCTTGTTTCAAATGAACTTAAAGAAAAAGGTGAATTTTACAGAGGGCATATTGTAAACTCTGTAGGACTTGAACTTGCTGAAGCAACATCTGAATATATTCACAAAATGATGCGTCAGGATGTAGGAATTATCGACAAAGACATTAGTATAAACGAAATATTGAATGCTCAATATCAAGGAAATCGTTATTCTTTTGGTTATCCAGCCTGTCCAGATTTGAGTGACCAAAGAAAATTATTCAATTTGTTGAAACCAGAAAGATATGGAATTTCATTAACAGAAGAGTTTATGATGTACCCAGAAGCTACAGTAAGTGCGATTGTATTCTCACAGCCGTTCTGTAAATATTTTAATATGTAG